Part of the Choloepus didactylus isolate mChoDid1 chromosome 10, mChoDid1.pri, whole genome shotgun sequence genome is shown below.
ttagaggttactggggCTAGGGAGAGTTTATTACTTAACgtatacaaagtttctgtttggggtgggaaaaaaaaacttttggaattggatggtggtgatggtagcacaacattgtgaatgttgaatgtaattaatgccactgagttgtacatttaaaaatggttaacatggaaatttttgttttatatatatgtattatatatacattgccacaattttttttaaaagggtctACGCAAGACTGCTGCCTTTTCATCAGTTTGAGTCTGAAATCACTTTAGGTCAGCTGAGATAGGTGTCAGAAAGGAGAGTTAGGcacaaaatggggagaaaaagatCAACTAGAACTTGCAAGGACAAACGAACTCACAAGGAAGAATTGGAACTCATATCTGTGTCTCACCACTTTCAACCTTGATGATATGAAAGTGAAGAAGTTGAAAGTGAGGATCAGGAAGGagattgttccggtttgctaatgctgcatttttgcaaaataccagaaatggattggcttttataaaagggtgtttatttggttacacagttacagtcttaaggccataaagtgtcaaaggaaatacatcaacaatggggtaacttcactggaggatggccaatggtgtctggaaaacctctgttagctgggaaggcacatggctggcatctgctcccaagttctggtttcaaaatggctttctcccaggacgttcctttctaggcttcagattctctccaaaatgtcactctcagttgctcttggggtgtttgtcctatcttagcttctctggagcaacagtctgctttcaacggctgtcttcaaactgtctctcatctgcagctcctctctcagctcctgtgcgttcttcaaagtgtccctcttggctgtagcaagcttgctccttctgtctgaacttatatagtgctctagtaaactaatcaaggcccatgctgaaagggcggggccacgcctccatggaaattatcttatcagagttatcacccacatttgggtgggtcgtatctccatggacacactcagtcaaagaattacaatctaattaacactaatacgtctgcccacacaagattgcatcaaagataatggcattttgggggacataatacatccaaaccagcgcaGAGATATTGGAGGTTTAAGAAGGAAGAAGTTGTGAAATAGCCACCTACGAGAATGAAAGAGTGAATGGAGCAGGGAAATAGAGTATATGATTGTTAGACAACATTAAGAGACCTCTAAAGTTAGTGatcatgaatttaaagtgagaaCATCAACAATGTTGTATGGTTTTTCCCAGTCATAAATGCTGGGCAGGGCAGGGTATTGCCTGCTACAGAAAGGAGaaatataataatgttttctGGTTGGATGTGGAAGTGTGGAGATCACTTTCTGAAATCTAGTTGGAGTTTCTTTTCCACTTTCTTAAAGCTTTGGCTGGATTGCCCCTAAACTAAGAAAAGCTTTAAACCCAGTCTTGGTAGTAAAGTTAAGGTTTCCCAGCTCGATGCTCTCCTGTATTGTATCTTTAATCAACTTCTGGAGGagtttctgcacaggccaaagtCCAAGGCCAGCCCTGGGACCAACCTATCAATACCCTTCCCTGTTTCCTCACCAATTGGAGTAGAAGTCTCTGACTGCATTTCTCCATGATGCTTGCTGTTTAAGGACACATCCCGTCTGGTCCTGGAGCAGCCTCTCGTGCTGCTGCCCATCAGGGGTAGTATTGGGAGGCAAGTCTTATGTCGGGAGCAGTAGACAGAGTAGGTGAGCTCTGCTCCGACAGAGCACCTGCATGGAGCCATTGTCACAACAGGTTGGCCTCACCCACAGGAGGAACCTGAAGATCTGGATCAGCTCTTGTTAGGGGCCAAAAGGCAGGGTGCCCTGCTGGCAGGTCTTAGTCCGGCCTCCAAGATCCTCTCCCAAACAACCCATTCCATGGAGTGTTTGGAACAGCCCCAACTGCCCAGGTCAGCTCCTGCAAAGGGAACAGATTCTTTCTCTGAGAGCATTTCCCTGCAAAGCTTTTCCTAGACCCAGCCCAAAGCTCCTAGGCCTCAACAGAACACTGGCTGTCCCTTCCAATTGTGGATGGATGTAAGATACTCCTTCCCTTGCCATTGGGACTCAGAGTACAACTGAGGAACACCAGATATCCTACCCCCTCACCTCTCACAGGAAGAGCCTGGTAAACCTTCCCAAATGATACAACTCACCTACAAATAAGGGAGCCCAACAATTTTCATAAATGGAGTGGTGGAAATGGAAGAGTATAAACTGTAGCGATCTGAAATGAGAGctgaaaaaatatgttttgagaaaatttttgaaattattactAATCCAAATATAACACCAATAAAGAAGAGGACCAGCCTGAGAGTCCAGTTTGGACCCACCACcataaaaaaaacagcaaaagaagtGGGGAGAGAGCATAGTTACAGAATTACCTGGTTATACTAAGTGTGCTGcaaaaatgagaatataaaaaGTACATTACATCCTGTAAACATTTAGAATTAAGGGGGCTATGAGAGGAATCTTATATTATTCCTAATAGGATGCAAATCCCATTGTTATGAGATTTCCAACCACCTTGTAGATAAAGTATTTTGCACCCATTTGATTTTATGGGTGAATGCTACCCCTCAATAAGTTAGAGTAgcaacccccccaaaaaagaaaaaaaatgtgtttttttcctagaTAACTAGATGAATCATAATTAGAGGGATTTTTAACAAAGATCTCTTAGATCCAGAATAATCCAAAACAAATTTTCAACAAAGGACTTTAAACTCTGTAATTTTtggaaggggcagaaagaaagtAATGTACCTTGCTTAAAAACAATAATCATAGTAAATCCAACCTGTTTCTCATGAAAGGGCAAAAATGTTCTATGGCAATATTTGTGGAATCTCCACTCTCACGTGAGGATTTTCCCCATGATTTCTTACAACATCTTAACTTGACAACTAGCTATTACCAAATTATTACTGTAACCAACCCAGCATCCTTGTTTGCCTCTGCCACCTGAAAAGAAACAGCTTAATTTAATAATCAAAAAGTTAGATAAGGGACTCTGATGTAATGGTTAGGTCTGTTTAATGTTAGCATAACTATGGAAAAGAATGTACATCATTTGAAGGACTAGGAAAAAAATAGTCATTTGATGCTAGATAATAGTTGATCAGCATCTGTGAAATTGTAAATATCAATTGCTCTACATTTGGGACATACAAAAATACAATATGTAGTAGATTTGTATCCTGTCAACTCATTTCAATCAAGCTGGAACTACttttcccagaattccctttcTTGCATAGTTCATGGGCTGCAGAAGACATTTTGCTTGGGTTTGGAAGATGGAAGTGAAATAGCAACcatattctttttcactttggaaGTCAGTACAGGGCACCTCGCACTGTTGCAGCTCACCCACGTTGTTGCGTATGTGTTGCCTCACTTTGGGCATAGAGGCCTCAGCCACTTCGGAAGTCAGTACAGGGCACCAGGCACTGTTGCAGCTCACCCGCATTGTTGCATATGTGTTGCCTCACTTTGGGCATAGAGGCCTCAGCCAGGCCACAGCAGCTCCAGTTCCTGCCAGAGCTCTTCTTGCAGCTTCTCTAACTCCTGGGCCAGATACATATTTAGCcctccagcttctcctggaggtcACCAGCATGATCAGTATTGTCCTTGTAGGCTACAATTTGTCCTTGCTCTTTCACCACTtcctttccatctttccttcacAACTACCAGCCCTCCAGATGTAAGTCTCAGCACCAGACAGAAGCATAAATTCACATCAACTGTTAAGCCACTCCCACAATGGTATAATGTAAAATCCCTTATTACTGGTCCCTCCTAATGCTTCTGCTTCTCTCAGCAAAGCCTGACTGATACATAAGAAACCATCTTAAAATAAACTAAAGAAGAGGCAAGTGAAAGAACCCACTTGGTCAAATCCAAGAGTTATGGGAAACTAccttaaattgggagcccctgaTGTCTGATTCCCTCCTGATGAACATCACAGGCTATGTTTGTAGTTGCCCTAGAGAGATAGTTAAGAAAGTTCCTTAGTGATCCGAGGAAAAGTAAAGGGTGGATCATCTTGGGCAAATAGAGAACAAGAAAGTGGAGgggaggttttatttatttacttttttaaaaacacaggattccactatatatatgttatacttaaTATACCATGGGTATCCTTCCAGGTTGTATTTGTTACAATAAGGCTAGGTGCTATTACAGAAAAGCCCataaatctcagtggcttaacactgagaaatttatttcttgatCAGTTAAGATCACTTGCTTGGGATATAGGGGTTTCTCTACTCCATACAAACACAAAAACTCTGccttcttcaacaaatgtttccCAATTACCCAGGACACTTACTTCCAGCCAGACAGCaaacaagggaagagaaaaagtgAGGATTTATCTGCCCACATCCCACCGATCACAACCCAGGCACAAGGCCTCATCTAGCTAGAAGGGGAGCTGAGAAATGTGGTCTAAGTGGtgcccagaaagaaaaagaaatgaggtttGGTGAAGAGAATGTGTGCCACAGCCCACCAACTTGTCACCAAGTATCCACTTTCACgcgcccacagaacagaaaacatttaCTCCCACCTCAAGAGAGACACACCCAAGTCCCATCCAGTCACCACAGTCAACCCAAAGCCCAGGATTACCAAGTAATGCTCATTTTTCTCCTTCGGGCCTAGCTGtggctactcaaagtgtggttaTGTATGAACTTTTTAGCTATCTATTTCCATCTCTCCCACCCCAACCAGACAAACATAGGGTGCACAACAGTGGAGTAGGGCCACAATAACCTCAATAAATACATTCTCATTTTGTAAGGGAAAGGATAAGAGATACACAGCAGTCATCAGTCTGTAGCAATTTTGAAATTCAGCCACGCAACTGTGCAGGTGCACCCCCTGGGGTCAGGGGAGGTCCCTCAATGAGGGACTGATTCTACTCTGGGAGAAAACCCAGATCCATTGCTCCCCAGGACACCCCAGCTCTGCCCATTAGAAGTCCTTCCTTATCCGTTATTTTCCTAGACCACTTAAGAGCATGCCTTCCTTGGGAATTAGAAtgtcttctcatttttcttcctgaCATGCAAGTTTAGGAGCCTGAAGTTTGGTTTGACTTCAACAGCTACAAGCCGTTTCTTTTTGAGGCATTTCTGTATGTTATACATACatctagtttttgttttgttttatttttcaaatgaaattttattgagatatattcacacaccatacaatccatccacagtatacaatcaatggcattTACACAATTCTACAcagacttaaaaaacaaaatgtcacTCCCCACTTCCAGCACTCAATctcacaagcaaacaaaaattcaTGACGCTTTAAAACAAACTTTTCTTGCCatagaaaataatgaaggaagcagaaattttatttccaaactcttCAGAGATTATTACAAACACAaagtatccatttaaaaagtgtcCCAAATCAAACTGAAGGCacatcatcaaaataaaacactgtGAAATTAAGAATTCTTTGAGACTATAATATTTTCACATTACTTTGTTTTTAACCATTTGAATGTAGattacatttttaacatttattaaagacATGAAATAATGTAGTATTTGTTAAACCACAATCATAAAATACAGGAACTTAAGACAAAGATCAAATCTGCTTCACATGCAGGATGGGGCAACCTCATACATAATACATTTATCTTTCCCAAAAAAGTTTGTTAGAAACAGCTCCCGTGtttagtgtttaaaaataaaaaggtcttcttttttagaaaaatcaagacatcatttgATTAGTAAAGCCTATTCTTCCCCTCAATCTTATCGTTGGGTTATCTTCATGTAGAAACTAAATTTATGAGATAAGAACAAACTTTGTTACAGTATAAAAATCTTAGGAACAACAAATTACAAACATtcaatttttaataaacaaaaatgttttccttcctaAAATGTAAACATCCAGTAAACAAAACACACATGGTATTCCAGGTACATAAACACTGGTAATTCACTTATGAAAGAGATGTATTTTGGTATATTTGGTGGTAGGGTTTTTGTTTCAGTATGAAGCACTTCACCAAAAGAACCAggtcattattatttaaaagatcCACTCTTCCACCCAGTTTCCTTATTTGAGCAGAAACACATCAATTTCTGTAGAATTCTGGCTATAGGACCAGGCCACAGGGAAGGTCTGAAATATCTAAAAGTTGTTTGGCTAGAGAAAAGTTTTCTTGAAACATGGAGATGGTCGTCATCACTTTGTACTTGAAGGCATTCCTCAAAGAACTTCTTCCCTATTGGaaagagtttggtagtttttctctttaataagATTTATTCATAAAATTAACTAGGTATCATTTCATAGAGCACTTTAGTAGTCTCAAAGTAGAACATGACAGGTTAATACAAAACACAACCAAACCACACCCATGAAAGCGCTTTATAAAAAGAAGTGATATGCCAACATGAGATCATTTTAATACCATAAATGTGGACACTTTCCATTAAAAGTTACAATAGTACCCAATAGTaggattatttcttttttcaaaatgtaaacaatTTCCTTTTGCAACTATGTGAtaaagaacctaagatggcgacttaCTGAATGAACACCCCATGGGAACATATACTCGATTTGAAATATGTTGGCCCCCAAAGACTCCAATAACCTATGCCCATGTccccttaaaaaaataataataataaggaaaatataaatgcaaCTCCAATACAAAGCATTTGAACCCTTGAAATTTCTAACATGCCATCAAAGTGTTTTCAGCAcaataatcaatttttaaaagtgtttaacCCTCTTCTGACTTTCCCCCAAGAAGCTACATTTCCTCCTCCATTAAAACATAGAGATATATTCTGCAAGCCTTGAAGAAAGAAATCACAACTGGTAGTAGAAAAAAGTTTCCCTGTCTGGGGACTCTTTTGTCCCAAGAGTAGTCAATAACACCAAGTAGAAAATCAATTCTGGGATGGCAGCAGGATAGAGAAGGTGGGATTACGGTCAAGAACTTACAGCCAGCTGGCGCAGGTAAAGAGCTCAAGCACACTGAGTTAGGTGTTAACATCTCGTCAGTCAGTGCCAGAGAGAACTGAGCCTCTCCTAATCAGATATGTTCTACAGGCCACGTAACTATAGACCAGAGGCCCCTTCAGGGACAGCTGTACATTTTGCTggggtttgttgttgttgctgttgttttaattttaattccccCAAGAAGAGCAGATATTCAACTCAGCTGCCCAAATCCTGTGGGAAGCCCCGTGACAGCCCCAAGATGCCATGGGGTATGGTCACTTACCAATCTTCAGAGTAAAGCGCAGGATCTGTGCTCCCGGAAGGGGTTGCTCCCAGCTGGCACCCTGACCAGCAGGCCATCCTTGCAGGCATTCTGCACACAGTACTGTTGAAGCTCTGCAGCCGCCTGAGAGACCTGAAATGACAAGGAGGCCAGCATGCCCTGCTGCTCCCAGCCAGATCCATCCGACAGCCATTTGATCCTCAGAAAATGATCACACGGCTCCATAACGGGCACACTTTTTGCTGAAAGTTCTAGTAACTCCAAAGAGGAACGCTGATTTAGGATATTCTTGGCTTCGTTGCTTATTTGACAAAGGTAAGAAAAATCCctatctttgatccatttagaatCCTAGTTTTGAGACTGACGTGGTGAAGAAATAGCTCATTTCAAGTGTTCCTTTAACACATTTTCACTCACATAAAGCATGCACGGATATATCCAAGTCTGTCATCTAAGCAAACTGTTTTAATGTTTACAAGGCTGGAGCCTTATCCGTCTGCTTGAAGCAAGTGATAAAGTTCTTCCACCATGTTTTTGAGGCAGTACAACTTACTGGTTGAAAATGCAGTTTCTGGAACCAGATTGCCTGGACTCAaatccagctctgtcacttactacctgtgtgaccttgagcaagttacttaacttctcagtgcctctgttttctcatctgtgcaaTGTATTCTGTAACAGCACCTACCTCACTGGGTTGACATGAGGATGAAGTGAGTTAGCAGGAgtaaagtacttagaatagtGCTGACACATCGTTAGCAACACACTGTAACAGACTGCAAAAAGGGTCACATTCTGCAGCTTTTCCCACCTAGAGGTACAGTCGATTTCCTCATCCCCTCAGAGTCTGCGCTGGAACTTGTGCCTTGCTTTGACTAATACAATGTGGCAAAAATAAAGGCAAGTTCCAAACCAAGCCTTGGCCTCAGGAGTCCTGGCAGCTACCTTTCTTGCTGCAGTTGGAACTTAAAGGCCACCATCTGAATGAGCCC
Proteins encoded:
- the LOC119504849 gene encoding guanine nucleotide-binding protein G(I)/G(S)/G(O) subunit gamma-10-like translates to MSSGASVNALQRLVEQLKLEAGVERMKVSQAAAELQQYCVQNACKDGLLVRVPAGSNPFREHRSCALL